One stretch of Marinobacterium iners DNA includes these proteins:
- the carA gene encoding glutamine-hydrolyzing carbamoyl-phosphate synthase small subunit: MTRPAILALEDGSIFRGIAIGADGESSGEVVFNTSMTGYQEILTDPSYCRQIVTLTYPHIGNTGANAEDAESDRTWAAGLVIRDLPLVASNFRSEQSLDQYLKANNIVGIADIDTRRLTRILREKGSQNGCVMAGENLDENKALEAARAFPGLKGMDLAKEVSVTERYDWSSTTWKLGEGHQDKTDAELPFHVVAYDFGVKLNILRMLVERGCRLTVVPAQTPAAEVLALNPDGVFLSNGPGDPEPCDYAITAIGEILSSGVPVFGICLGHQLLALASGAKTLKMNHGHHGANHPVQDLDSARVMITSQNHGFAVDEASLPANLRATHKSLFDGTLQGIERTDVPAFSFQGHPEASPGPHDVAPLFDRFIEQMQARQQA, from the coding sequence TTGACGCGACCAGCCATTCTAGCCCTTGAAGACGGCAGCATTTTCAGGGGAATAGCAATTGGCGCCGATGGTGAGTCCAGTGGTGAGGTGGTGTTTAACACCTCCATGACCGGATATCAGGAGATCCTGACCGATCCTTCCTACTGCCGCCAGATTGTGACCCTGACCTACCCACACATCGGAAACACCGGTGCCAACGCGGAAGATGCCGAATCCGATCGCACATGGGCCGCCGGCCTGGTGATCCGTGATCTGCCGCTGGTGGCGAGCAACTTCCGTTCGGAACAGTCGCTGGACCAGTACCTTAAGGCCAATAACATTGTCGGTATCGCCGATATCGATACCCGTCGCCTGACCCGCATTCTGCGTGAGAAGGGCTCGCAGAACGGCTGTGTCATGGCCGGTGAAAATCTGGACGAAAATAAGGCCCTGGAAGCCGCACGTGCGTTCCCGGGTCTGAAGGGCATGGATCTGGCAAAAGAGGTCAGCGTGACCGAGCGTTACGACTGGAGCTCCACTACATGGAAGCTGGGCGAAGGCCATCAGGATAAAACTGATGCCGAGCTGCCGTTCCATGTTGTGGCCTACGACTTCGGTGTGAAACTCAACATCCTGCGGATGCTGGTCGAGCGTGGCTGTCGCCTGACCGTTGTTCCGGCCCAGACTCCCGCTGCAGAGGTGCTGGCGCTGAATCCGGATGGCGTGTTCCTGTCCAACGGCCCCGGCGACCCTGAACCCTGCGATTACGCCATTACGGCGATCGGCGAGATTCTGAGCAGTGGCGTGCCGGTATTCGGTATCTGCCTGGGGCATCAGCTGCTGGCGCTGGCCTCCGGTGCCAAAACGCTGAAAATGAACCATGGTCACCACGGTGCCAACCACCCGGTGCAGGATCTGGACAGCGCCCGTGTGATGATCACCAGCCAGAACCACGGTTTTGCCGTAGACGAGGCCTCGCTGCCGGCCAATCTGCGTGCAACCCATAAATCCCTGTTCGACGGTACACTGCAGGGGATCGAGCGCACGGACGTGCCTGCGTTCAGCTTCCAGGGGCACCCTGAAGCCAGTCCCGGCCCGCATGATGTCGCGCCTCTGTTCGATCGTTTTATCGAGCAGATGCAAGCGCGCCAGCAGGCCTGA